One Candidatus Binatia bacterium genomic window carries:
- a CDS encoding SDR family oxidoreductase, protein MQKEARKPVAVITAGAERIGRAIVLGFARGGYDVVIHYRTPRPAVEATAASARAAGAQVELYQADLATAAGAAGLLDRTVSRFHRVDALVANAGAFERTPVESLSKEACERMLRDNLFATLWVAKFFGVWMRERGGGSIVALADVAALRPWRAYLAYNVAKAGVVALVRTLAKELAPQVRVNGIAPGPILFPPGLSAEQERREIERTLLKRAGSPDHIADAALFLCRNDYITGVILPVDGGRLLGNDDGY, encoded by the coding sequence ATGCAAAAAGAAGCTCGAAAACCGGTAGCGGTGATTACCGCCGGCGCGGAGCGGATCGGGCGTGCAATCGTACTCGGATTCGCACGCGGCGGTTATGACGTTGTGATTCACTACCGCACGCCCCGCCCGGCGGTAGAGGCAACGGCCGCCTCTGCGCGCGCTGCGGGTGCTCAGGTGGAACTCTACCAGGCAGACCTCGCTACGGCGGCTGGTGCCGCAGGGCTCCTCGACAGAACCGTGTCGCGGTTCCACCGGGTGGACGCCCTCGTTGCCAACGCCGGAGCCTTCGAACGCACCCCGGTGGAGAGCCTCTCCAAAGAAGCCTGCGAGCGGATGTTGCGGGACAACTTGTTCGCGACCCTGTGGGTCGCAAAATTCTTTGGCGTGTGGATGCGGGAGCGCGGTGGCGGCAGCATCGTGGCCTTGGCAGACGTTGCCGCATTACGCCCGTGGCGGGCGTACTTGGCTTACAACGTGGCGAAGGCTGGAGTCGTCGCTCTCGTACGTACACTCGCTAAGGAGCTCGCGCCGCAAGTACGGGTGAACGGAATTGCTCCGGGGCCGATTTTGTTCCCTCCTGGCCTCAGTGCGGAGCAAGAACGGCGAGAGATCGAGCGCACGCTTCTTAAACGCGCGGGAAGCCCGGATCACATTGCAGATGCCGCCCTCTTTCTTTGCCGCAACGACTATATCACCGGAGTGATCCTCCCCGTGGACGGTGGCCGTTTGTTAGGCAACGATGACGGGTATTGA
- a CDS encoding tRNA (guanine(46)-N(7))-methyltransferase TrmB, with the protein MTGIEFWEEIFGRRAAVEIEIGPGTGSFLCHVAEQHPEVNFLAIESSRSRAERLTRLLEERGLRNARVVHAAAQCVIQHCVPPGSVQAYHIYFPDPWWKRRHHKRRLFTPDFARALARSLSPGGQVYLATDVLFVWTLARNCLEQHGGLVLTYLRPPARPVRTAFEQKGLRRGAQIWEGVFALLPQLSEQAATSQEVVRIGNRPSESHP; encoded by the coding sequence ATGACGGGTATTGAATTCTGGGAAGAAATTTTCGGCCGTCGGGCAGCGGTGGAAATCGAGATTGGTCCTGGGACGGGATCCTTTCTCTGCCACGTCGCGGAGCAGCATCCAGAGGTCAACTTTCTCGCCATCGAAAGTTCACGCAGCCGAGCGGAGAGGCTAACTCGCTTGCTGGAAGAGCGCGGCTTGCGGAATGCCCGTGTGGTTCATGCCGCCGCGCAGTGCGTGATCCAGCACTGCGTACCTCCTGGGAGTGTCCAGGCTTACCACATTTATTTTCCCGATCCGTGGTGGAAACGCCGGCACCACAAGCGGCGCTTGTTCACCCCGGACTTCGCTCGAGCGCTGGCTCGCAGTTTATCACCCGGGGGGCAGGTCTACCTTGCGACCGACGTCCTTTTCGTCTGGACCTTGGCACGCAATTGCTTGGAGCAGCACGGCGGACTGGTCTTAACCTACCTCCGCCCGCCAGCCCGCCCGGTGCGTACGGCGTTCGAACAAAAGGGCCTGCGACGCGGCGCGCAGATTTGGGAGGGCGTTTTTGCACTTCTGCCGCAGTTGTCCGAGCAAGCCGCCACTAGCCAGGAGGTGGTTAGGATCGGGAATAGACCCAGCGAAAGTCATCCTTAA
- a CDS encoding flippase: MSRQLLRNSFSGLSGMTLQKIAHLATMIVLARMLGAEQFGIYAFVGAVMFFLGFLSDLGMERVLTRELAARPHDAPVLLGTALWLRLGLGLVAASVSFVLGWAFRWDRTTFVCLSLAAAALPFGFDLLARAYFQSRLQVRTYYAISVLGSVSFLILVLCCWRWKPSVTAVFIVGLANALLFALIFLLAVRSYVRISPVLVVEHARLLLREASQVGLLALLFMTALRIDQIFLFHLRGAQDVGEYAAAVRLTEALGMFSEAMMLSLFPLLAASHRSNPRVFRHRYLTGFRYLAAAGVSLALAISLIAPEALRLIFGETYEAAWPAAVLLSWNMVLAFLGSVYVNVFLIHGWYRLLLVVSAVSVAVNIVLNLLWIPPYGGVGAAAATFISSLVGFALWFAFSATRNIVVDCLRSSAPAVAAGALAGAVGVFLLGWGGPAVALSSLGLYGAMLFWLGGIVKDDFRWVYSRS, translated from the coding sequence CGACGATGATCGTTCTGGCGCGCATGCTGGGCGCGGAGCAGTTTGGCATTTACGCATTTGTGGGCGCGGTTATGTTCTTTCTCGGATTTCTGTCCGACCTCGGCATGGAGCGTGTGCTCACCCGAGAGCTTGCTGCACGACCGCACGACGCGCCTGTCTTGCTGGGGACAGCTCTTTGGCTGCGCCTTGGCCTCGGGTTGGTTGCCGCCAGTGTCTCGTTCGTTTTGGGGTGGGCCTTCCGCTGGGACCGCACGACATTTGTCTGCCTCAGCCTCGCGGCAGCAGCGTTGCCGTTCGGCTTTGATTTGTTAGCGCGCGCTTACTTTCAGAGTCGCCTCCAGGTTCGGACCTACTACGCCATCAGCGTGCTCGGCAGCGTGAGCTTTCTCATCCTGGTCCTCTGCTGCTGGCGCTGGAAGCCCTCGGTGACTGCTGTGTTTATCGTTGGTCTCGCCAACGCATTGCTGTTTGCACTGATCTTTCTCCTGGCAGTCCGCTCGTATGTTCGCATCTCGCCGGTACTTGTGGTCGAGCACGCGCGACTCCTCTTGCGGGAAGCAAGTCAGGTCGGGCTCTTGGCCTTGCTGTTCATGACGGCGCTCCGCATCGACCAAATCTTTCTTTTTCACCTGCGCGGAGCCCAGGACGTCGGAGAATATGCGGCCGCTGTCCGCCTGACGGAAGCGCTTGGCATGTTCTCGGAGGCCATGATGCTCTCGCTGTTTCCGCTGCTGGCTGCAAGCCACCGCTCGAACCCACGGGTGTTCCGTCACCGTTATTTAACTGGATTCCGTTATCTCGCCGCGGCGGGGGTCTCCTTGGCTCTGGCCATTAGCTTGATTGCGCCGGAGGCGTTACGGCTGATTTTTGGCGAAACATACGAGGCGGCTTGGCCAGCCGCCGTGCTGCTGAGTTGGAACATGGTCCTGGCCTTCCTTGGGAGCGTGTATGTGAACGTGTTTCTGATCCACGGCTGGTATCGGTTGTTGTTGGTGGTGAGTGCTGTGTCCGTCGCGGTCAATATTGTTCTCAACCTGCTCTGGATTCCGCCGTACGGAGGAGTCGGCGCAGCAGCCGCAACGTTCATCAGCAGCCTAGTGGGTTTCGCCCTGTGGTTTGCGTTCTCGGCTACGCGCAATATCGTCGTTGACTGCCTGCGCTCGAGTGCTCCCGCGGTGGCGGCAGGTGCTTTGGCGGGCGCCGTCGGTGTGTTCCTGCTCGGCTGGGGAGGCCCAGCCGTCGCGCTGTCTTCGCTCGGCCTGTATGGAGCTATGCTCTTTTGGCTCGGCGGAATCGTTAAGGATGACTTTCGCTGGGTCTATTCCCGATCCTAA